AGTAACATACTTATCTAAAGTAGCAGATAAAGTAGTTTTAGGAACAGCACCAACCACTGTTTTGATTTGTCTTCCTCCCTGAAATACCATCAAAGTAGGAATACTGCGAATCCCGTAATGACTAGCAACAGTGGGATTTTGATCAGTATTCAATTTCACCACTTTTATCTGTCCCTCATATTCCGCAGCCACTTCTTCCACTACAGGAGACAGCATTTTACAAGGTCCACACCAAGGGGCCCAAAAGTCAACTAAAACAGGAGTTTGACTTTCTAACACTTCTTGCTTAAATGTGGCTTCCGTGACATTGGTAATGGATGACATAAATTGTCTACCTAGATTTAAATTAATAACTCAATAATATCTAATAAATAGGGGCAGAAATATGTTGTTAAGTTTAATTTTGCTAAGTTTCTGATTATTCAAGTAGGTTGGGTTGAACCACAGTGAAACCCAACATTTCTGATAATTTCTAAGAGGATGTTTTAAAAATTTTCAAGGTATAAATTAACCCCTCTTGTAAACCTCTCCCCTATAAGGAGATAGGCTTTAAAATCCCCATTCCCTTGTAGGGAAGGGGGGTAGGGGGGTTAGGTTTTTGGAGATTATTGGTTTTATTTAATACTTTTTCAAACACCCTCTAACTTCTGGCTGCGGTAACAGAATTTTGATCAGCACCACAATGATGACAATAAGGTAATTCTTTATAAGTTAAATTATGACAATTATGACATTCCATATATTGATAATAACCGCAGTGTGGACAGTAGTTATCTTGAGGACGAATTTTCTTAGCACACCGAATGCAGCGTGATTTTTGAATTCTGCTAACTACCTGAACTTTAGGATTAAATACAACAGTTTGGAAGAATTTAATCATGCCAAAACCAACCAGGGGAATTAGCAAAATATACGCGTAACTAATGAGGAAAACTAAACCACCAAAGAAGAAACTAATGATATTAAAGAAGAATTGGAATATTGCACCAACTTGCAGAAATTCAAATACTTTCAGAATTAACGGAATTAAAAATATAACTAGCAAATGCCAGCTAATTAACGCTATTAATCCATATCCCTTGCGTTGACTGAAATTATTAACTAATAATGCAATGAGAATAAGGGGGAGTAAAAAGATAGCCTGAAAAACCAGTTGAATACTAGGATACCAAAATGAAGCGTCTTTATATCCTTTGGAAACTTGATTGAATTTGGTTTCATCTTTAACAGAAGACAATAAATTAATACTTTCAGGTTTTGTCAGTAGTTGATTTTGCAGGTTAGCAATTTCCTGTTTTAAGGTGGAGATTTTCTCGCTATTTTGTGTTAATTCCTGTTTAGCTTTTTCGGCGCGAACCTGATTAATGGAATTACCTGAAGACTGTCCAGCAATTTTTTCTAATAAGGTTGAATCATATTGATTACGAATAGTAGTATTTGCTTGTTCCAACCTATTAATTTGATCTTGTGTCTGATTTATCGTTGTAAGAATTTTCTGATTTTGAGGATTATTCAGTTTATCTTTAGATTCACCATAATTCAAACATATTTCCGAAACCTTACCCAAATGTCCAACTTCTGCATCTTGATATGTTTGCCGAACTCTTTGCTCATTACTACCATAAGGTAATGAACTTCGCAGAAATTCATACTCTTTATTTTTGGTAGTTTGGGTTTTGTAATTGTTCCATTCTGAATAACATGGATAAGCTTGAGTTGGGCTAAGATGCCATTCACTAATATTATTTAAACCTGTAAAAACGTTAATTAAAATAAAAATATCAACTAAAATAATGACAATCAAACTCACTTTATTGAGTGGTTCATTATTAACTGTTCGAGAGTTATTAAAAAATTGACTGAAAAGACGACGGATTCGAGTAAACATATAACTATCCTATATCTACTTAAGTTAATACACCAACAAAAAACGCGACATCATCACGGCTATTACTGAAATTAACTTACCATTTTCTTGTGACTTTGGTAGCAGCTTAATACAACTTATATATGGCAGAATTCAGGAGTAGGGGTAAAGCAAAGGCTCATTGGTGTCAACTTAACGTAAAAGCGATGTTCCGCAAGGAACTCAAGTTCCTTGCTAATAGCCAAAGTTGTCTTTTGATGACTAAACACTGGGAAAATTCCTTAGTCCACTAAGCGTGGACTTGAGCTATTAGACAGGGAATTTATTCCCCGGTGAGTGTAGAAGCCAACGAATAAGGGGCGTATTGCAATACGCCCTTACTTGATTTAACACCAATGATTACTGCTAAACCCCGACAAATACTTCATTTGTTATGATATTAGCTGGGTAATAGCTTGACAATATCCAACTAAAGTATCAATGCGTTCTTCAATGGTTTTCAACCTAGACTGTGATGTTGTTGACTGTCTGGCACCTTGGAGAAACATCATATCTACTTCCAACAGTCGCAACTGCTTATTTATTTCGGTTTTATAAGATTGTTCCCGTGAATTAGCGTCAACCAAAGGGACAATTTGTTGCCCAAAAAATTCCTGCAACTGGGCTAAATTCTCTCTTAATTCCCCAGCATTGAGTTTATTTCCCGTTACATTAGCTCGGAACTCATCTATAAATGTTGCCAATTCCTGATATTTATCACAATTAAAAGACATCTGTTGCTAGTTAAGATAGTATTAATGTCAAGAAAATTTTCTTATATAACCAAACTTTCTTTTTTTTCAGATCAAAGTCATAAGTCTCAAATCTTACTTTGAGGCTTGGTTTGTCGTCAATAGGTTTTTTGATTATGTTTCGAGCAACCTTCAAGGGATGATGACTACAGACGATTAGACATCATCTGTCCAACTTTGTTTCTTTTGCAACAGCATCTATTTATAGAGGTGCTGTCAATTTTCCTTATCTGTCAACCTATCCACCAATTACCTTTTTTATTTTATGAGTACTGTAACTATCAAACCCCCCGTTGATGTCATTCTCCCAGATTGGCTTAACAAATGTTTAATTGAACCACCAGCACCAATCCTTACAGAAGAAGAAGATCGAACGTATAACGGTAACGCCTTAATTTGTCGAGCATTTCAGTTTGCATATGAACTACATGGGGGTCAAATTCGTAAATCGGGAGAACCATATATTGCCCATCCTGTTGCTGTAGCGGAAACACTCCGTGAATTAGGTGGTAGTCCAGCTATGATAGCAGCCGGCTTACTCCATGATGTAGTTGAAGATACAGAAATTACAGTTGAAGATATAGAAGCCCGTTTTGGTCCAGAAGTACGGCTACTGGTAGAAGGTGTTACCAAGCTATCGAAAATAAATTTTACTAGCAAAACCGAAAGTCAAGCAGAAAATTTCCGGCGAATGTTTTTGGCCATGGCGCAGGATATTCGAGTAATTGTGGTAAAACTGGCAGACCGTTTGCATAATATGCGAACCCTCCAATATATGTCAGAATCTAGCCGGCAACGTAGCGCCCAGGAAACACGAGATATTTTTGCACCTTTGGCGAATCGGTTGGGAATTTGGCAAATTAAATGGGAATTAGAAGATTTAGCATTTAAATATTTAGACCCAGAAGCCTATCGCGCAACTCAGCAAAGTGTGGCTGAAAAACGCACAGCCCGGGAAGAAAAATTACTCAAGGCTACGGATACTTTGCGCCGTCGGTTACTGAAAGCGGGTATTAATTGTTTAGAAATTAACGGTCGTCCTAAACACCTTTATAGCATTTATCAAAAAATGCAGCGGCAGCAAAAGGAATTTCATGAAATTTACGATTTGGCGGCACTGCGAATTATTGTCCAAACTAATGAAGAATGTTATCGAGCTT
The window above is part of the Dolichospermum sp. DET69 genome. Proteins encoded here:
- the trxA gene encoding thioredoxin gives rise to the protein MSSITNVTEATFKQEVLESQTPVLVDFWAPWCGPCKMLSPVVEEVAAEYEGQIKVVKLNTDQNPTVASHYGIRSIPTLMVFQGGRQIKTVVGAVPKTTLSATLDKYVTARS
- the patD gene encoding heterocyst frequency control protein PatD, whose amino-acid sequence is MSFNCDKYQELATFIDEFRANVTGNKLNAGELRENLAQLQEFFGQQIVPLVDANSREQSYKTEINKQLRLLEVDMMFLQGARQSTTSQSRLKTIEERIDTLVGYCQAITQLIS